TGGGGTTCTTGCCAGGAAAAGGCGAAATGGCTCACTCCCCGAACTTGTGGTGCAACTTGGCGAATTGCCTGCATTTGAGCTTCTAACGACGGACGATTACTAATTGGCTGTCCCCAAACACCTGCGATCGCCGGAATAATCTGCGTCCCTGGCGAAGCGTACTTCACAACCCGCTGAATTAAAGCAGTGATACAGCTAGTATTCCCACAAGCAGCATAAGACATTGGATGCCACTCCAACGTGGGGGGAAAGCGATCCCAAGGCTGTAAGCGCGAGTCATAACCTTGACCTACTGTTTGGTTAGCATCTGGAAAGAACACTGCTCCCGCTTGCATCCCTTGCCTTTGAACCGGCCAAGCTCCCAAGGCTACAAAGTCTAATACGCCTTGCAGGGCATGAGCAACGCTCAACTGCCACAACTCCCATTGCAGCCGCGGTTGCCGTTGAGCTGCACTCGGCATTGCCTCTTTCTGCGGGGGAGGAGGTGGTGGAGTGCGACCCTGCCAGAGTGGTTCAGTTTCGTCGGGATAAAGTTTATCAGCGGCTTGTATATCTGCTACCGACAAATGTCCCTTGCTGATATAGCGTCGAATTACTTCCAGACCTTTTTTATTAAGAGCCCGTTGCAACAAAGCTTGTTGGGCAGCATCACCATAAATCCATAAGTCTTGTACTCTAGCAACTACGGAAGCACTGCCTAAACCGCGTGGATAGCGCACGTAGTCAAATAAAACTCCATCTGGACGGCGGCGAATCACCTCATTAACCAACTGGTAGTAGTCTCGTTTCGCTTGCAGGTTGTAGGGATCGACAAAGACTTGGCTAGCGTTATCAACCACATAAAGGCTCGTCTCTCTCTTCGCATTACGAGCCAGCACCGATTGGCGATCGGGGCGCTGCCCGTAAGAGTAGCCGAAATTCATCGTGAACATCCAGGCATAGACCTTCAGTCCTCGCTCACGACCCTTTTGAATTGCTTGCGCTAGCAAATCAATCCTTTCACTGCCTGGTGTCCGGACAACCGAAGGCCAAATAGTGGGGTTAGCAGCGGTCGGCAGCAATACCTGGCCGTCATAAAACACCTCAACGTAAACCTGGTTATAACCCTGATTGACAATGCGATCCATGATCTTGTCCAATCCCCCAGACTGAATATCACAGGGATACAGACGCAGCCAAATCGCCTGAACTTGGGGCCAGGTACGATTGCGACACTCCTGCAATTGTTGGGCGTGGCGGTTCAAAAGCTCTTGATAGCGATTCTGAGCATCTTGATTGCCTTTCAGTGCTGACTGTAGTAAGATTTCTTTCTCTTGCCTTGCCGCCTCTGGTAACTGGCAATATGCTGTAACTTGTGCCTGAGCTGGATGAATCCAGAAGTTTGAACTAACTAGGCTACTGGTCACAACGGCAGCAATCAGGCGTTGCCAATTTAATAGAGGTCGTACAAATCTCAAGCGATAATTGGTCATTCCTACAACAAAACGAAAGGACAAAGGTATCAGTCTAGTTAAACTGACTTTCCTAGGCTGCAATCATTCTTGAAAAAGCCTCTCTTCCAAAACTTGGAAGCTTTGGTCTTCCCAAACAAGCTCTTTGCATTTGAACGATGCAGTGAACCAAGGCAATAGGTTACAATCAACCTCTCTTTTCAAAAATTTTGCAGCCTTGCTCTGAAGACTGCAAAATTGCTCTTTCAGTTTCCTCTGCTAGCTAATCCGTTATGGCACTTTTAGGTTGAAGATGTCTAGGATGCCTTGAGATCAAACTTGCACGATCGCCTGGACTCAATAGACCACTGAGCAGCAAATTGTACATCTGCTGCTAATAAAAATTACTGGGAAGCAGCACCTGCTTACCCAATAGCTAGCTACCGCGTGAAAGAGCCATCTCCACTTGCCTGAACTCTTGCTCTAAGCGCTGCTTGAGCTTTTTCGGCACTGGGCGATTCGGGTATGAGCTATAGTGTCCAGCTAAGGAATTTAACGCTGTTCGCATCGTAGTGAAGGAACTGAGATTAGTTAAAGAACTATCCCGCTGGTAGCGAGCCGCAAATTCATTAATTTTTTGCCGTGCTTCTGCCTGCACCTGTGCTTTATTGGGTGAATCTTCTGGCAATTCAATCGCATTTCTTAATGTGTTAACCACAGCCAAAGTATCTTGACGATAATCCCCACTCAAACCGCCAGCGCTGGAACAGCCCATTAAACCAATGACTAGAACCAAAACTAGGGCAAGCAGACGTGACCAATAGCGCTTCATAAGCATTAAGGGTGAGACAGAAAACTAAAGTCGATCCTACCTTGAATTGGTGCCATCGGGATCAATGAATCAGGGACGAGAAAAGTATGAAGTATAAAGGATGAAGTATGAAGGACAAATATAATCTTCCCCTGCTTACCCTGCCTCCCCTGCCTCCCCTGCCTACCAAAATAGGCAAATTATCTGCCTTCTTTCCAGTCTTCCCCACCTGGTAACTGAGTTAAGTAGTCATTGACGATCGTAGGCAACTCTTTTATAGAGTAAGAATAGGTCATTGCTAAGAGCTTTTGAGCCGTGATTAAAATTGGAGTTCTGTCTACCATTTCTGTAAGTTGAAATGGCGTGTATGCTCCATCTCGCACTTCTACACTCGCATCGCTAATCGCAATTTCCAACGCCTCTTCCAGCATCGGTTCCCACTCATCTTTCTTGACGTGGTAAGAAGTTTTGTTGTCTTGGAGGTTCAGTTTTTTAATTTCTATGATTGAACCACGAATTGAAGCAGCCCAAGAGTTAGTTAAACGCTGCTCAACTTGGTTTTTAATCAAGTGAATGAGCATCCTAATCAAGAAGGATTCGATTGCCCGCAGGATTGCCTTTCTGTTCATGCCATCCAATTCATCTACGAGTGCCAGAGCATCTGCGTAGCGTTGTTCAAGGATGCTGGCTTTTAAATCTGCTAGTTCCTGAAACATCTAAATATCTGCACGGAATCATGCCATCAAACCGACTATAACATTCAGTCGTTGGGGCTATAGTGTTGTTTATTGCCGATGAGCATGCAGCAACTTAACCTACATTAATAAGTGACAGTGTTGAGTTTTAGGTTGAGTAGCTAGTGCAAACAGCGCAACTGCGACTGAATCAGGTAAGTTTATCTGCATCAGTCGGTTCCCAATATTTGCTCAAAGACATTTCCTTTGAAGTGTTCAAGGGCGATCGCATTGCCATTGTTGGACCATCGGGTGCTGGTAAAACTTCTCTATTGCGGCTTTTGAATCGGCTGATTGAATCGACTGCTGGCTCCACTTTTTTGGAAAATCAAGAATATCGCCAGCTCCCAGTTATTCAGCTACGCCAACAAGTAACGCTTGTACCGCAAGAGTCTAAGCTGTTAGGAATGACTGTGCAAGAGGCATTGGCTTATCCATTAGTTTTACGAGATTTGCCGCGATCGCAGATCCAGCAACGGGTT
This window of the Chroococcidiopsis sp. CCMEE 29 genome carries:
- a CDS encoding family 10 glycosylhydrolase; the encoded protein is MTNYRLRFVRPLLNWQRLIAAVVTSSLVSSNFWIHPAQAQVTAYCQLPEAARQEKEILLQSALKGNQDAQNRYQELLNRHAQQLQECRNRTWPQVQAIWLRLYPCDIQSGGLDKIMDRIVNQGYNQVYVEVFYDGQVLLPTAANPTIWPSVVRTPGSERIDLLAQAIQKGRERGLKVYAWMFTMNFGYSYGQRPDRQSVLARNAKRETSLYVVDNASQVFVDPYNLQAKRDYYQLVNEVIRRRPDGVLFDYVRYPRGLGSASVVARVQDLWIYGDAAQQALLQRALNKKGLEVIRRYISKGHLSVADIQAADKLYPDETEPLWQGRTPPPPPPQKEAMPSAAQRQPRLQWELWQLSVAHALQGVLDFVALGAWPVQRQGMQAGAVFFPDANQTVGQGYDSRLQPWDRFPPTLEWHPMSYAACGNTSCITALIQRVVKYASPGTQIIPAIAGVWGQPISNRPSLEAQMQAIRQVAPQVRGVSHFAFSWQEPQLERERQSCRLR
- the psb27 gene encoding photosystem II protein Psb27 is translated as MKRYWSRLLALVLVLVIGLMGCSSAGGLSGDYRQDTLAVVNTLRNAIELPEDSPNKAQVQAEARQKINEFAARYQRDSSLTNLSSFTTMRTALNSLAGHYSSYPNRPVPKKLKQRLEQEFRQVEMALSRGS
- a CDS encoding DUF29 family protein, encoding MFQELADLKASILEQRYADALALVDELDGMNRKAILRAIESFLIRMLIHLIKNQVEQRLTNSWAASIRGSIIEIKKLNLQDNKTSYHVKKDEWEPMLEEALEIAISDASVEVRDGAYTPFQLTEMVDRTPILITAQKLLAMTYSYSIKELPTIVNDYLTQLPGGEDWKEGR